The following is a genomic window from Candidatus Obscuribacter sp..
ATAGGCAATTTACTCAGGCTATGATTGAGTCTCTGATACGTTTTGAGAGTATGCTCACCCAACAAATGATGCTCTTTGAGCAGCAGATGATGATACGCAATCCATACCAAAACAACAATATCGATGCCTGGTTTGGTAATCCTCGACCGACACAAGTGGTTGTAATACAGATGCCTGAAACAGGCCAATGAGATGTTTTAACTATGTAAGAAAATCGCGCTGAGTTAGATCGATGTTTATAGCTTCCAGCACAGCTTGGCCATGGTGCGTAAATCCGCCTCTTTTGGGGCTGGCTATGAGGGGTAATATTTGACATGCATGGCCGTCTAGAGAAACACCTATTCTAAAATGCCTATCAGTCCCAATTTGGTAAAGACATTTTGAAGTATCGACGTCTATCTATAGTCTTAATAGTCGTTTTGTTGAGTTTAGGCCTTACTTGGTGCACTGCATTTCAATTTCCACCAAGTCTCTTGCCGCCCGCTAGTTATGAAGTCAGCCAAGCAGTTCTGGGCAAGGAGAATGAACTTAAGCAGCTAGTTCCTAAGTATGAAGAAGATGTAAAAGCTTATTTGAAGACGTCACAGAATAAAAATCTTGTTTATGTCAAGGTCGGCGGTGATTACATCAGACGTTTTGACTCAATCGTAGGTGATGATCTAACACCAGAAGATTTGGCCAACTTAGCTATTTGGGCTGAGCCAAAAGCTTTAAATCCAGAAGCTTTAGAACCAGAACGTTTAAAACCAGAAGGTGATATCTATCAAATTGTTTTCTATCGAACTATAGCGCTATTGGGTCAAAAAAAAGGAATTCGCGAGCGCTACGCTCTTTGGAGGGTTCGACAATATGTGGTTTTGAGCGGAGATTTTGATGGTGCTCCAGGTGAGGCCTTGATGGATGCAGCGAGCCAATAATCAAGCAAGCTGTGCTCAGTAGAAATATCTGAAACAAACAATAGTTTTGAAAATGTTATGAACAGGGCACCAGGGTAATCGCCGCTAGTTAGTTCTCTTTTGTGGCATCGATTACTTCGGCTGCTCCTCGATCACTGGTGTAATAGATCCTGATTCGCGGATGTCCCTTATAATCCGGACCTACATACTTACCGGGCTTCAACGTCCAACCAGTGGGAAGTGATGAAAGACCGCCAGTCCATGTGATATCACCGGAGGCACTCAGGCTGTAGGGATGGAATTGTCCCTGTTGGCTGGAGAAGCCTTTGTAGGTGTTGCCTCTGATTTCAAGCGTGCCGATGTGAATGTATCTTCCGACTGAAATCTTGTTGCATGTATAGATTCCATCCGGAGGTGCACCAATCCCTTTCTCCGCGGTTGGCGTAGTTTGAGGGGCCTGATTAGGTGTGGTTTGGTGAGCCTGATTAGGTGGATTTGCCTTTTGGTTGCCTGGCGCGATCCAGGGACTCGCCGTGCTTATACCAACAGCTGTGTTGCCTGGCGTTGACGCAGGTGGATTGGCTTTGTTAGTAGCTTCGTTAAGTTGCTCTCTGGTGTACCAAACTCCGACGCCGGCACTATAACCAGAATGAGAGTCTAAGCGTACTTTGACGAGGTCCCCCTTCTCTTCGAGGATAGTGCCGACTTGGTTGCCAATTTGTACGCGCTTGCTGGATGCTGGTGTACCGGCAGCAGCACCATTATCACCAGTCGCACCAACGGTAGTGCCAGCAGTGCTATTGCCATTGCCTGCAGCTGCAGCGGCGCCTGTAACCTTATGCTCTTCTTTGTCGTACCATACTCCCACCCCGGCACTATAACCGGTCTGAGAATCCAAGCGTACTTTAACCAGCTTGCCGGTGTCTTCGATAACAACACCGGATTGGTTGACACTACCCACGGTGACGCGCTCGCCGGGTTGATAGGACCATGCGGCAGGGATCGCCGCTAGAGCGACAATAGCAAACACGAATTTTTTCATTAAAGATCTCCAGAAGCTACCAAATTTTAACATGAACGACTGCCAGCTCTATCCCATCCCGTAAAAGCTTCGCAGTCAGCAATGGCATCGCAATTTCGCATCGCATCACTAACGAGTTTAAAGGCACTCCCGCTGTTTTGATCCGATTGATGATTGCCGGTATCATTTCATGACTCAAGTAGGGCACATACACATACAGGTCAACACTCATGGACTTTACTCTTGCCTTTCGCTAGTTTGTGCACTGGGCGCAGTACGGTTGCTGAAAGAATATCCCGAAACTAAGAGTCTGGCGAATTTGGATAGTAGACATTTGCTTCAGAGTGGGCAGGATAGAAGGAAGGACATTGCCATCAATTCAAATCAAATCGGCATCGCGCAGTAGCGCCTTTAGCTCACGCCGAGCGGCTTTGATATTAGCGATACGATAGGTCGCTTGTTGTTGCTTCTCGCCTTCGATGGCATAGTCCAGTGCTTTTACTTCCGATGCCAGAGAGGCTATCACCCGCTCCACTGGTTTGTAATCACGGCAGTACTTACGGCTCAGACGCTTTAGCTCTCTAAACACAGCTTTGAGACTTGTTGTTGTCGGTGCTTCATCAACTTTTGAGGCATGGCTATAAGTGTTTGCACTTGATGTGATGTGCGTGGTGTCACTGGTAGTGCTATCCTCGCTTCCGTCTTCGTCTGTGTCACTTGCTTTAGGTGCTCTGCCTCCACTTGCGGTGCTACCTCTCAGTCCTGCTGCCAGGGCTTCGTCCACCATGGCGCTATAGCTTGTCTGGGCGGCTTTACTTTGTTTATCCGTCAGGTAGTTGCGCACCGCCACATCTTTGGGCGCATCTGCCCCCTTTGCTCCTGTGCCTTTTGCGTTAGACTTTGGTCGCTTTAGATGTGCCTTTTGCAGCAGGTCACTCTCCAGAGAGAGTAAGTCGAGGAAGCGGCTGAGATCCCTGGTATTGGTCTCAACAAAGGCCTCAAGCGCGTTATCGAGATAGCCGGTCAATGTCTCTTTGACTTTGCTGCCGCGCTCAACACCATCAGCGAGAGACTGTGCCAGGCTCATACCTGACTCTCTGGCTAGCTCCAGGATGCGCACCAACTCCTTGCTGCTAGCATCTTTTTTGCCAGCAGGCGCCAGTAGTAGCGACCTGGGAAACTCCGAAGGATCGCTTACTACCTGCGCTGCGCTAAAGCTCAACCAGGCAAGACCGACATCGGCAGTACTTGTGGCTTTGTCAAAATCGCCAAAAGCTAGACATTCGATAGCATCTTGCAGCGACTGTGCGGAGTGCTCAAGCTTTTCTAAAGCCAGGTAGCCGACTTCTAGATTGCGGTACTCCACGAGCAATTTAAACTCAGTCAGGGCATCGGACAGGCGCTGGATGTTTTCTCTGGCTGGTCCTGCGACATCAATCAACACTTCGCCTTTGCTTGGCCCATCACTGCTGTTGTGATAGTCAGCCAACTCCAGGTGCAACAGCCCACGCTCAGCAAAGTCAAAGGCTTTTTCCAGTTCATCATTTTGAAATGACTCAAGAGCGTGGTCGTAAGCTTTGCCCGCTTTTTCGATGCGCATCTGGACGAGATCTGCATACCGCCCATCGCCTTGTTCGGTAGAGCGCATGGTTAGCTCGGTGGCTAATTTTTTGATTGTATCGCTGGTGATTTTGCGCAGTTTCGCTTCTTCGCGCTCGCTCTCCAGGCGGTCTATAAAGCTCATTACTGGACCCCGCTAGCCGTGTCCAGCCCGTCAAACTTATCTTGCAAAAGTGACTTTAGCTCTGCCATAAGATTGCCAAAGCGGTCTTTGACTGTTTGTCTGGGCGGCACAAAATCTAGGAAGACATCCTCACCCAGCTGATGCTCGGTGTACTCGGCGTCCAGTATGCCGCGGGCAAAGTTAGCGTAAAACCATGCTACAGCGCTCAGTCTCTCTGCCACTTCAAAGTCTTCTTGCGCCAGTCTCCTGATAGCCTCTCTCAGAGCCAGCGTGGCATTTTGTTGGGCGGTGTCGACTAGCTCGCTCTGGTGATAGTCCGCGGCTGCCAGCTGGTCTTTTTCGTTTTCGGCCAGTGTTTCTTCCAGGAGCGCAATCATGCGCACCAGGTTTGCTCTTGTTCGATTTTGCTTGTTTGATTTCACTTGTATAAGCAGTCAATCAGTAATAATCGAGAGTTTAGGGCAACAGAGACGTGCCAGGTCTATCGACTGTATTATCGCTTATTGCGCTGCTATTTAAAATTTATTTGTCGTTTTCGGCGCTGGTGCCGCCCACGAGCTGTTTAACTTTGTGTTTGCAGATTGCCAGGATGCTTTCGCCCAAAAATGCCTCAATCAGGTGTTTGACAAAGTTAAGGCTGATGCCGCTGGGATAAACATACATATAATTTGCCTCCCAGGCGCTGGGTTTAAATTTACCCTTAAAAAACTCAAGAGTCTGGAAGTGATAGATAAAAGAGAGCCGCTCATAGGTGACGCGCAAAAGGGTGTTAAGCCAGGGGTGGTTTTCGTCGGTGTCGGGCAGTCCAGCCAGCGGTGCAATTGCCAGCGTAGCCATGCTGTAGCCCTCTGCCGCGAGGCTTTGCATGGTCTGCGTCACCAGTAGCTCCGTGGTGCCGTTTGGCGCGCTCTCGTCGCGGATCAAGTCCTCGACGTACCAGCCGTTGCGTCCATAGATGGGTGAGCAAGCGACAAAGCCCATCAACTGGTCTTGGTTGTTGAGAGCGAGGAAGAGTTTTTTTTGTTCTTGCTGGTAAAACGGACGCAGTTGAAACAAAAACTGCAGTGCTGGCAATTCTCGGGTGCTCTGCCATTTATTGCAAAGGTCAAGCACTTGCTCGCGGTAATGCTCGCTAAAGGGCTCAAAGCGCAGTCCCAGCCGCTTTGCCCGGTTGACTGCCAATCTGATTGACTTGCTTACTTTAGGCATATTTTGCAAATCAAATATCGGCTCTTTGCCGATATAGACTGCATCAAAGCCGTTTTTAATACAAAGATCTCGGCAATCAGCGCTAGCTGGGAGCATCGCCAACTTTTTTTGCTTGTCCTCGCTCAGCTGCATCAGACCCTTTATTAGAGCCGCTCTTGACTCTGCTGGACAAATTGGATCGCCAGCCACCAGGAGCATATCTGGACTCTCAACATAAGCCGCATAGCCTTTGACAAAAGGCAGTCTAAAGTGCTTAAAACCCTGATATAGAGTGAGAAATGATTGAGTATTGGTGGCATATTCACGGATGTCTGCCAGTGCCTGCGCACTGCGATCGCGTGCGTGCACCTGGCGTTCAACTGCCACGGATTCTTCTGGTAACTGGGATGCCGCTGCCATTTGCTGATACTCATTGCAAGAAGTAAAAAATAAAAGTGCCTGGATATTTGTGAGCTTAAGTTACAAATGTGATCGCGATGTGACGATAATGAACCAGAGACGAAGGCAGCCCCTGGGAGTTCCCAAGGGCTGCTCTTAAGACGATTGTATCGTGCAAATGAGGTTTGTCTATTTCATTTCTAAAGGTTTTGTGCCCGGGTTTAGCTCTAATTCAAATAATTGCAATTGGGTTTGAAAAGCCGTTGGAGTGATTGTTACGTCACCTGAAAAGGGATCGTCGTAGGTGGCCAGTAGAAAAATATTGAGGCAAATAACAAGACTGACAATTGCCACCATTACTACCTGCAATTTTAAATTATCCACGTTAAAGAAGTAGGTAAATATGACCGTTGCCAGCCCTCCTACTACCAGTATCGACCACAATACTGGCGGTAAGCCATTGTGTAGAGCGTTGACTCTCAATCGGCGATTTTCTCCAAGAGTAGCCATGCAGGGTAAAATCGCCTGGTGGGCATCAGCTTCTCTCGGCGTCACGGGGTCATATGTCGTACAGCTTTGCCAGAGATCTCGATAGGTATACCAGGTTTCTACGCTGGTTTTTTTCTGAGCAAGGAGAGGCCATTCTACTTCTGATACTTCCTTTGCGTATCTCATGCACAATCCTTGTACTTTTTTCTTCGTCGCATCCGGAAAAGCGTCAGCTAGTCTAAATACATTACCAACGGCCGATGCTTCTTGCTCTACTATCTGTCTTGCCGAACTAAAACGTTGCATGGCATCAGCCACCATAAATCCTAAAAGTACGGCAAACAGCATGCCAACAAATTGCGAGTAGGGATCGGTCACGTCATGGTGAGTGCGTAAGCTGTCAGGAGATAAAAACTTGCGAAATAGCAAAAGTCCGATAATGGAGACAGATACTGTCAAAGTGGTGAGAAAGAGACTGAGTCCAAATGTCACGGGCATGCATTCCTCCGAAGGGCTCAAGAAATAAGCAAAAAAGCTCATCCTTAAGCGATGACAATAGCAGATTCCAGTGGATTTTTGATTGCTGCTAGGATGCCCCCAATTTGAAGCAAGCTGCCACTATTGGTAAAGTTATCTATGGTTCAGCCACTGAAGACATTTTGTTGCAGATGTCTGGTGCTGCTCCAAGATAAGCGAGCATTATTTGAGAGCAATGAAGAGATCAGTGCGAGTAAGAGTGGCGGGAGACCGCCGCAACATTGATCTCTATGATCTTTTGTTTGCTTTTGGGCGCAATCTGCTTTTCTTCCAAAAGATTGAGTCTCATCTAGCCGAAATCGAAGCGAAGTTGCGCTTGGAGCGGGATAAAGATGTCGACAACATTGTCGATGAAGACTTTATGGCGTATCCTCTCGGGCGCAAAATCAAAACTATCAAGCAACTCAGCAAAGACGAGTTTTACGACCAAAGCGCCTGGCGCGAAGTCGTGGATGCTCGCAATTTGCTGGCTCATGCCTTTTTTGCCAGCAATGTCGATGCTCTGCACAAAATCGATGCCCAAAAGGCTCTTATATCCGCTCTTGATTGCTCCCTGAGTGAGCTTGTGCTGCCCCGTCTGGCGCTATTAAATGAGCGACTGGCTGACTATGGCGGCGAGCAAAACAGCCCTTTGCAGGTGAGCTTTTGGGCGCCGGTGGCAGGCTCTCACGAGAGGTCTATGTACATAGTCAACCTCATTGACATTGGCGACATTTTGACGATGACTGGTATTTGTCAATTTGAAGCCGAGCGCATCGAGACTTATCTAACTGTGCTCAAGGATATTCAGGACTTTGTAGGCTCAGTGGAGCCGGCGCGCAATTCTACTCTGGGCAAAGCTGTGCGGGCTCTGGAGCAAGTCATTGGCGAAGAAAACAAAGCCGACACCCCGGGCAAAATTATTCGTGATTTGCGCAATCATTTAAGCCACGCTTACCTGGTCACGGCTCCTGAGCGCTATAACACGATCACTGGCAGGGACGAGAGTATGGACCAGCTGTGTTTGTGGTTGGAGGATCGTTTTAGAGTTTATGTGGGCATGCTGCCCGAGGTGGTCCAAAAGGTCAGAGGGCTTTTTGAGCAAACTTTGAGCGAGGAGCTGATTGCCAAAATTGAGCAAAACCAG
Proteins encoded in this region:
- a CDS encoding DUF4239 domain-containing protein; this encodes MPVTFGLSLFLTTLTVSVSIIGLLLFRKFLSPDSLRTHHDVTDPYSQFVGMLFAVLLGFMVADAMQRFSSARQIVEQEASAVGNVFRLADAFPDATKKKVQGLCMRYAKEVSEVEWPLLAQKKTSVETWYTYRDLWQSCTTYDPVTPREADAHQAILPCMATLGENRRLRVNALHNGLPPVLWSILVVGGLATVIFTYFFNVDNLKLQVVMVAIVSLVICLNIFLLATYDDPFSGDVTITPTAFQTQLQLFELELNPGTKPLEMK
- a CDS encoding DUF2156 domain-containing protein, with product MAAASQLPEESVAVERQVHARDRSAQALADIREYATNTQSFLTLYQGFKHFRLPFVKGYAAYVESPDMLLVAGDPICPAESRAALIKGLMQLSEDKQKKLAMLPASADCRDLCIKNGFDAVYIGKEPIFDLQNMPKVSKSIRLAVNRAKRLGLRFEPFSEHYREQVLDLCNKWQSTRELPALQFLFQLRPFYQQEQKKLFLALNNQDQLMGFVACSPIYGRNGWYVEDLIRDESAPNGTTELLVTQTMQSLAAEGYSMATLAIAPLAGLPDTDENHPWLNTLLRVTYERLSFIYHFQTLEFFKGKFKPSAWEANYMYVYPSGISLNFVKHLIEAFLGESILAICKHKVKQLVGGTSAENDK